In one Candidatus Woesearchaeota archaeon genomic region, the following are encoded:
- a CDS encoding aminotransferase class III-fold pyridoxal phosphate-dependent enzyme, which yields VIAFENCFHGRTMGSLSMTNSKPVQRERYNPFLPVKHAKYAYCYRCPWKQEYGKCDFSCVCYLDKLIQGMEKKTAALFMEPIQGEGGYIVPPREFVKGVRKLCTKYNILYCDDEVQAGYFRTGKFLAVSNFKVKPDIISMGKGIGHGLPIGVTISSKKVMDWVSGAHSNTFGGNLIACAGALAGLKYMKKYNVGENVVNIGFYFKTRLLELYEKYEIIGDVRGIGLMIGIELVKNRKTKEPAILERNKIVVESAKRGLILLPAGKSVIRFCPPLIINKNHVDTAITLLGDVLRCLNY from the coding sequence GTTATTGCATTTGAGAATTGTTTTCATGGCAGAACAATGGGTTCATTATCAATGACAAATTCCAAACCTGTGCAACGTGAAAGATATAACCCTTTTTTACCGGTTAAACATGCTAAATATGCTTATTGTTATAGGTGTCCCTGGAAACAGGAATATGGGAAGTGTGATTTTTCATGTGTATGTTATTTGGATAAATTAATTCAAGGTATGGAAAAAAAGACTGCTGCGCTTTTTATGGAGCCTATTCAGGGCGAAGGGGGTTATATTGTGCCTCCAAGAGAATTTGTTAAAGGCGTTAGAAAATTATGCACTAAATATAATATATTATATTGCGATGACGAAGTTCAAGCAGGATATTTTAGGACAGGCAAATTTTTAGCTGTTAGCAACTTTAAAGTTAAACCCGACATAATTTCAATGGGGAAAGGCATTGGGCATGGTTTACCGATAGGAGTAACAATTTCCTCTAAAAAAGTTATGGACTGGGTCTCTGGGGCTCATTCTAACACTTTTGGAGGTAATTTAATTGCCTGCGCTGGCGCATTAGCAGGGTTAAAGTATATGAAAAAATATAATGTTGGAGAAAATGTTGTAAATATAGGTTTTTATTTTAAAACAAGGTTGCTTGAGCTTTATGAAAAATATGAGATTATTGGTGATGTGCGTGGAATTGGTTTAATGATTGGAATAGAGCTTGTTAAGAATAGAAAAACTAAAGAACCTGCAATACTAGAAAGAAATAAAATTGTGGTAGAATCTGCCAAACGGGGTTTAATTTTGTTGCCGGCAGGCAAATCTGTTATAAGATTCTGCCCTCCTTTAATAATCAACAAA